From Cydia splendana chromosome 4, ilCydSple1.2, whole genome shotgun sequence, one genomic window encodes:
- the LOC134790210 gene encoding proteasome subunit beta type-2-like produces MIAADQMIINSIIVMTDEHEKIFKINDKMIMAIVGEHGETQQLVHYLIRNIHLYQIRNNYSLDINAVAHFARRNLADAMRRSRTYNGALLAGYDEKEGGQLYYLEGLGVSLPTPFAAIGLAGMLSLGVLCRYHKQNLTEAEAYEVLKLSTQEIQQRFVVQLPKFQVSVVSKHGVKQLPTL; encoded by the exons AACATGAAAAGATCTTCAAAATCAACGACAAAATGATCATGGCTATAGTCGGCGAGCACGGTGAGACCCAGCAGTTGGTCCACTACCTCATAAGGAATATACATTTGTACCAAATTCGGAACAATTACTCGTTGGACATTAACGCTGTAGCGCACTTTGCCAGGCGGAATTTAGCTGATGCCATGCGTAGATCT AGAACATACAACGGTGCCCTCTTAGCTGGCTACGATGAAAAAGAGGGTGGGCAGCTCTACTACCTCGAAGGCTTGGGAGTTAGTCTGCCGACGCCCTTCGCAGCGATCGGTCTAGCTGGAATGTTGAGCTTGGGCGTCCTGTGTCGGTACCACAAGCAAA ACCTAACAGAAGCAGAGGCCTACGAAGTACTAAAGCTGTCGACACAAGAGATCCAGCAGCGTTTCGTCGTGCAACTACCCAAGTTCCAAGTGTCCGTGGTCTCCAAACATGGCGTCAAACAGTTACCTACGTTATAG